TGCTACTCATGCTAAATGTGTGCTATAACAACTTACAGCAAAGGCTTCGTTTATTTCATAGAAATCAATTTCAGAGGCCTCCAACCCAGCTTTTGAAATAGCTTTTGGAATTGCCAGAGCTGGAGCTGTTGTAAAGAATTCTGGCGCCTGCACAatcaattcaaaattaaaatcaattattaCACCCAAAACTTAATATTGAAAAtgcataatattaaaaacagAAAGGGAGTTTTCACTTCTGATATTTGCAGTGGCTCTGAAAGCAAGCTAAAAGTAACTAATACTTGTCACTTGTGTATTACCTGAGCAGCATCAGCATACCCAGTGATCTTTGCAATCACTTGCAGCCCAAGCTTCAGTGCTGTCTCTCCACTCACTAAAATTAAAGCGGCAGCTCCATCACTGTCAAtcagaatatttttttattttcagtaaAAGCTTCAGTTCGTGTCTTTGTAAGAATTGCATAACTAAAAATGGACAATTCATCCTTCAATGAATAGAAACTTCTATCATGTCTTTGTATCACTTGCACAACAAAAAATGAATTCCACTTCATGCACTCCACACATTAAATACTTAACCAATGATGAGTGCACTCACAGCTTATTAGACAGAAAGTCACAAAATGTAAGACTATAAGCAGTTTACACGAAAGATCAGAAGACAAGAAAGTACCACAATTCCCTCCCACTAGCTCCAAACATGATCAAGTGATAACAAGATCCTATTTTTCTTTCACCAAGGCATTAAGATGATTATGGAAGAAATTTCAATCAAGGGGTTGGTCAACCTATAATAGAGCGATATCCAAGTTTTTCTGGTCAGATTGGTGATCAAATTAGCAATTTCAGTGTACATGGTTCTCTGTTATAATTGGTTCTCTCAGACTCTTACAGAAGACAATTAGTGACCACATACAAAGTGCTATTGAGAAGCAACTTTAagcttaaagaaaaaagtagatGAAGAAGAACAAGTAAAAATAGAACAACAGAAATAGATAAATTAATGAACCTTATACTGGACGCATTGCCAGCAGTGACAGAACCTCCATTGTCCTTGAAACTAGGTCGGAGCTTCCTTAATTTGGCGGCATCAAACTGACATGGCACAAAAGAAACATCTAAGGATATTAGGGACAGGAAGTTGGGCAGCTCTCTGCTCCCAGATTTATATGTTAATATCGTAGTTATCCAAAAAGAAGATCTAATACAAAAAGTTACGATAAATAAAAGGTTTACAACTTAGAGAAACATAATTTAGATAGTCAAGCATTGAAGAAAGTTTGTGATCAGCTTCCCACCCCTTCTCTTTCTAtgaaacattgaaaaaaaattcagggtgcAGCTAAGGAGACTAAGTGATGGAGCAATTGTTTCAAGTGGATAAATTCTGTACCTTTCCTAGGCCTTCATCCTTGTCAACAATTGTTGATGGTTTTCCCCTTCCTCCAGAAACTTCAACCTGCATGTTATCAAATTGAGGTTAATAGATACAACATAGTGCTAGGGTCTCATCATTCAACTTATTGATAAGCTGTCCAACCGGAACAATTTCCCATGCAAAGGCACCAGAATCTTTGGCAGCAATACCACGCTCAAAGCTCTGAACAGCAAAGTTATCCTGCACGAATCACATAGACACAAATCAGATTCTATTGCAGCAAACACCATTAAATATTATGCAATAAGAAAATAGGTTTTGAAGAACACCTGCTCCTCCCTCGTTATTTCATGTTTATCTGCGCATAATTCAGCACATGATCCCATGGCACAATCATTATAGACATCCCATAAACCATCTTTCAGCATTCCATCAAAAAGAGTATCATGTCCAAAGCGAGATCCCTTCCTGCATTTAGTATAAAAtcaaaaactttgaaattttaACTCAAAACTAAGAGAAACACGAGTAGAAGGGTATATTAACCTTGCTTCTGCAATGTATTTAGGTGCATTGGACATGCTTTCCATGCCACCAGCCACAACAACATCATTGATGCCCAACTGGATACTTTGTGCTGCAAGCATTGTTGCTGCAATAACCAAATTGATTAGATTAATAGATAGTGCATTTaattatcatttctttttttttttttattattaaaaaaaaataaaaaaaattaaaaaaaacttaggtaaaaatcaataaacaaacaaataaataaagatttcaTAACAATAGAGTGTCTACCCTTCATCCCTGATGCACAAACTTTGTTAACAGTGGTACAGACCACTGAATTAGGTATTCCTGCACCCAATGCAGCTTGTCTGGCCGGAGCCTGCCCTAAATTTGCACTGAGAACATTGCCAAAGATAACTTCTTGTACAAGTGATGGATCAACATTTGCTCTTTTAAGAGCAGCTACAAGAGACATGAAAAATAGTTCAAGAAAAGGACAAGAGAAAcctttctaaaaacaaaaagattgaCC
This window of the Corylus avellana chromosome ca5, CavTom2PMs-1.0 genome carries:
- the LOC132180894 gene encoding acetyl-CoA acetyltransferase 2, translating into MAPAAADSIKPRDVCIVGVARTPMGGLLGSLSSFSATKLGSIAIEAALKRANVDPSLVQEVIFGNVLSANLGQAPARQAALGAGIPNSVVCTTVNKVCASGMKATMLAAQSIQLGINDVVVAGGMESMSNAPKYIAEARKGSRFGHDTLFDGMLKDGLWDVYNDCAMGSCAELCADKHEITREEQDNFAVQSFERGIAAKDSGAFAWEIVPVEVSGGRGKPSTIVDKDEGLGKFDAAKLRKLRPSFKDNGGSVTAGNASSISDGAAALILVSGETALKLGLQVIAKITGYADAAQAPEFFTTAPALAIPKAISKAGLEASEIDFYEINEAFAVVALANQKLLGLNPEKVNVHGGAVGLGHPLGCSGARILVTLLGVLRQKNGKYGVGGVCNGGGGASALVLELV